The Macaca thibetana thibetana isolate TM-01 chromosome 19, ASM2454274v1, whole genome shotgun sequence genome has a segment encoding these proteins:
- the RPL13A gene encoding 60S ribosomal protein L13a isoform X2 — protein MNTNPSRGPYHFRAPSRIFWRTVRGMLPHKTKRGQAALDRLKVFDGIPPPYDKKKRMVVPAALKVVRLKPTRKFAYLGRLAHEVGWKYQAVTATLEEKRKEKAKIHYRKKKQLMRLRKQAEKNVEKKIDKYTQVLKTHGLLV, from the exons ATGAACACCAACCCTTCCAGAGGCCCCTACCACTTCCGGGCCCCCAGCCGCATCTTCTGGCGGACCGTGCGAG GCATGCTGCCTCACAAGACCAAGCGAGGCCAGGCTGCCCTGGACCGCCTCAAGGTGTTTGACGGCATCCCACCGCCCTACGACAAG AAAAAGCGGATGGTGGTTCCTGCTGCCCTCAAGGTCGTGCGTCTGAAGCCTACGAGAAAG TTTGCCTATCTGGGGCGCCTGGCTCACGAGGTTGGCTGGAAGTACCAGGCAGTGACAGCCAccttggaggagaagaggaaggagaaagccaAGATCCACTACAGGAAGAAGAAGCAGCTCATG AGGTTACGGAAACAGGCCGAGAAGAACGTGGAGaagaaaattgacaaatacaCACAGGTCCTCAAGACCCACGGACTCCTGGTCTGA
- the LOC126943097 gene encoding 40S ribosomal protein S11 isoform X3 — protein sequence MADIQTERAYQKQPTIFQNKKRVLLGETGKEKLPRYYKNIGLGFKTPKEAIEGTYIDKKCPFTGNVSIRGRILSGVVTKMKMQRTIVIRRDYLHYIRKYNRFEKRHKNMSVHLSPCFRDVQIGDIVTVGECRPLSKTVRFNVLKVTKAAGTKKQFQKF from the exons ATGGCGGACATTCAG ACTGAGCGTGCCTACCAAAAGCAGCCGACCATCTTTCAAAACAAGAAGAGGGTCCTGCTGGGAGAAACTGGCAAGGAGAAGCTCCCGCGGTACTACAAGAACATCGGTCTGGGCTTCAAGACACCCAAAGAG GCTATTGAGGGCACTTACATTGACAAGAAATGCCCCTTCACTGGTAATGTCTCCATTCGAGGGCGGATCCTCTCTG GTGTGGTGACGAAGATGAAGATGCAGAGGACCATTGTCATCCGCCGAGACTACCTCCACTACATCCGCAAGTACAACCGCTTCGAGAAGCGCCACAAGAACATGTCTGTGCACCTGTCCCCCTGCTTCAG GGACGTCCAGATCGGTGACATCGTCACAGTGGGTGAGTGTCGGCCCCTGAGCAAGACAGTGCGCTTCAACGTGCTCAAGGTCACCAAGGCTGCCGGCACCAAGAAGCAGTTCCAGAAGTTCTGA